Proteins from one Amycolatopsis endophytica genomic window:
- a CDS encoding amidohydrolase family protein, with product MTAGGELVDVHSHFVTDHYRTEAQQAGHALPDGMPAWPEWSADRQLELMDTHGIRTAVLSTSSPGVHFGDDRAAARLARHVNDTAAELERDHPGRFRQFASLPLPDVPAALAEAERALEELGAAGFTVESNIAGTYLGDPRFEPLLTQLNDRGAAVFIHPTSPPCWEAVSPDRPRPMLEFPFDTTRAVADLLLRGTLVRYPGIRFVIPHCGGTLPLLADRIELFRTAFMSTTDQPSTREQLSRLWYDLAGTPFPAQAPALVELVGTDRLLYGSDFCFTPPPAVAGQVASLDAAANPEPGIGWRELTTRNAEELLKP from the coding sequence ATGACCGCCGGAGGCGAGCTCGTCGACGTCCACAGTCACTTCGTCACCGACCACTACCGCACCGAAGCCCAGCAGGCGGGCCACGCTCTCCCGGACGGCATGCCCGCGTGGCCGGAATGGAGCGCTGACCGACAGCTGGAGCTGATGGACACGCACGGCATCCGTACCGCCGTGCTGTCGACGTCGTCGCCCGGCGTGCACTTCGGCGACGACCGCGCGGCTGCGAGGCTGGCACGTCACGTCAACGACACCGCCGCCGAGCTCGAACGTGACCATCCCGGCCGTTTCCGGCAGTTCGCTTCGCTGCCGTTGCCCGACGTGCCCGCCGCGCTGGCGGAAGCCGAGCGGGCACTGGAGGAGCTCGGCGCCGCCGGATTCACCGTCGAGTCGAACATCGCCGGCACCTATCTCGGCGACCCGCGCTTCGAGCCGCTGCTGACGCAGCTCAACGACCGCGGCGCGGCGGTGTTCATCCATCCGACGTCCCCGCCGTGCTGGGAAGCGGTCTCGCCCGACCGGCCGCGGCCGATGCTGGAGTTCCCGTTCGACACCACCCGCGCCGTCGCCGATCTGCTGCTGCGCGGAACCCTCGTACGATACCCCGGCATCCGGTTCGTCATCCCGCACTGCGGCGGCACCCTGCCGCTGCTCGCCGACCGCATCGAACTGTTCCGGACGGCGTTCATGTCCACAACGGACCAGCCATCGACCAGGGAACAGCTGTCCCGCCTCTGGTACGACCTCGCCGGCACACCGTTCCCCGCACAGGCACCGGCACTCGTCGAGCTGGTCGGCACCGACCGGCTGCTCTACGGCAGCGACTTCTGCTTCACGCCTCCCCCAGCCGTCGCCGGACAGGTCGCGTCGCTGGACGCCGCGGCGAACCCGGAGCCCGGCATCGGTTGGCGGGAGCTGACGACACGCAACGCCGAGGAGCTCCTGAAACCGTGA